One genomic segment of Burkholderia pyrrocinia includes these proteins:
- a CDS encoding LysR family transcriptional regulator, translating to MRQIELRHLRYFVAVAQAGSVMAGARAAGIVQPALSRQIRELEDAIGTPLLIRRATGVTLTAAGASFLQDATGLLATLQDSRERALRSAAGQLGELRLGALPNCLPLPVVANVLKAFRDACPDVKLSIAPMLSAEQASALVRGQLDAGIMAWRRDEAPHLSGVRLLSDRFVLAMPAPPGGRFSAPRTLADVANEPFVWFDAHRSAAHHRFLMAQCQQAGFTPRIAQVGSDIPTLIGLVAAGMGCAFVPESASPTCPRTVRLVALDELASRFDIEFVFDGAAAVPSPVVARFLAAVREAAGEPD from the coding sequence ATGCGCCAGATCGAACTGCGTCACCTGCGTTACTTCGTAGCCGTCGCGCAAGCCGGCAGCGTGATGGCCGGCGCTCGCGCGGCCGGTATCGTCCAGCCCGCGCTGTCGCGGCAGATCCGCGAACTCGAGGACGCGATCGGCACGCCGCTGCTGATCCGCCGCGCCACGGGCGTCACGCTCACGGCGGCCGGCGCGAGCTTCCTGCAGGATGCGACCGGCCTGCTCGCGACGCTGCAGGACAGCCGCGAACGCGCGTTGCGCAGCGCGGCCGGCCAGCTCGGCGAACTGCGGCTCGGCGCACTGCCGAACTGCCTGCCGCTGCCGGTCGTCGCGAACGTCCTCAAGGCGTTTCGCGATGCGTGCCCGGACGTGAAGCTGTCGATCGCGCCGATGCTGTCGGCCGAACAGGCGAGCGCGCTGGTGCGCGGCCAGCTCGACGCCGGGATCATGGCGTGGCGTCGCGACGAGGCGCCGCACCTGTCGGGCGTGCGGCTGCTGAGCGACCGCTTCGTGCTCGCGATGCCCGCGCCGCCGGGCGGACGCTTCAGCGCGCCGCGCACGCTGGCCGACGTCGCGAACGAGCCGTTCGTCTGGTTCGACGCGCACCGCTCCGCCGCGCACCACCGGTTCCTGATGGCGCAGTGCCAGCAGGCCGGCTTCACGCCGCGCATCGCGCAGGTCGGCAGCGACATCCCGACGCTGATCGGCCTCGTCGCGGCCGGGATGGGCTGTGCGTTCGTGCCGGAAAGCGCGTCGCCGACCTGCCCGCGCACGGTCCGGCTCGTCGCGCTCGACGAGCTCGCGAGCCGCTTCGACATCGAGTTCGTGTTCGACGGCGCGGCAGCGGTGCCGTCGCCCGTCGTCGCGCGGTTTCTCGCGGCCGTGCGCGAGGCGGCCGGCGAACCGGATTGA